From a single Nicotiana tabacum cultivar K326 chromosome 8, ASM71507v2, whole genome shotgun sequence genomic region:
- the LOC107807528 gene encoding uncharacterized protein LOC107807528 — MASLQESLQRFKKQQEKCQSTLSSIASRAGPSNAAPPRPMVANAKSPAPAVKFSNDTERLQHINSIRKAPVGAQIKRVIDLLLETRQAFTPEQINEACHVDINGNKAVFDSLRNNLKVYYDGNRFSYKSKHALKNKDQLLILIRKFPEGIAVIDLKDAYPTVMEDLQALKGAGQIWLLSNFDSQEDIAFPNDPRVPIKVDDDLKQLFRGIELPRDMLDIEKDLQKNGMKPATNTAKRRAMAQVHGIVQKPKTKKKKHEISKRTKLTNAHLPELFKL, encoded by the exons ATGGCTTCACTTCAAGAAAGTTTGCAAAGGTTCAAGAAGCAACAAGAGAAGTGTCAATCTACCCTTAGTAGTATAGCTTCCAGAGCAGGACCTTCTAACGCAGCTCCTCCAAGACCAATGGTAGCAAATGCAAAATCTCCTGCACCTGCAGTCAAATTTTCAAATGACACGGAAAGGCTTCAGCATATAAATAGTATAAGGAAAGCTCCCGTGGGGGCTCAGATAAAACGTGTCATAGACTTGCTACTCGAG ACAAGGCAAGCTTTCACACCAGAACAGATTAATGAAGCATGTCATGTTGATATAAATGGCAATAAAGCTGTGTTTGACAGTTTGAGGAACAATCTCAAAGTATATTATGATGGCAATCGGTTCTCTTATAAG TCGAAACATGCCTTGAAGAATAAAGACCAACTACTTATCTTGATACGAAAATTCCCTGAGGGTATTGCTGTCATCGACCTCAAGGATGCATACCCAACTGTCATGGAGGACCTTCAG GCTCTCAAAGGTGCTGGTCAAATTTGGCTTCTGTCAAATTTTGACTCCCAGGAAGACATTGCCTTCCCAAATGATCCACGAGTACCTATTAAGGTCGATGATGATTTGAAGCAGCTATTCAGAGGTATTGAATTACCACGTGACATGCTTGATATTGAAAAGGATCTCCAGAAGAACGGGATGAAGCCAGCTACAAACACTGCAAAGAGAAGGGCAATGGCCCAAGTTCACGGGATTGTCCAGAAGCCcaaaaccaagaagaagaagCACGAGATCAGCAAAAGAACTAAGCTTACAAATGCTCATCTTCCAGAACTCTTCAAACTTTAG